A genomic region of Gallus gallus isolate bGalGal1 chromosome 19, bGalGal1.mat.broiler.GRCg7b, whole genome shotgun sequence contains the following coding sequences:
- the LOC121106519 gene encoding N-alpha-acetyltransferase 38, NatC auxiliary subunit isoform X2 codes for MAEPAPPGGPQPRARRLAALLNRSLRVRMSDGRTLVGAFLCTDRDANIILGSAQEFLKAADAFPGSEPRVLGLAMVPGHHIVSIEVERDAAAALCS; via the exons ATGGCGGAGCCGGCG CCCCCCGGggggccgcagccccgcgcccggcgCCTGGCGGCGCTGCTGAACCGCAGCCTGCGGGTGCGCATGTCGGACGGGCGCACGCTGGTGGGAGCCTTCCTCTGCACCGACCGCGACGCCAACATCATCCTCGGCTCCGCGCAGGAGTTCCTCAAGGCTGCGG ATGCGTTCCCGGGCAGCGAGCCGCGTGTGCTGGGCCTGGCCATGGTGCCTGGGCACCACATCGTGTCCATCGAGGTGGAGCGCGACGCCGCCGCCGCCCTGTGCTCCTGA
- the LOC121106519 gene encoding N-alpha-acetyltransferase 38, NatC auxiliary subunit isoform X1, which yields MAEPAVSGPPGGPQPRARRLAALLNRSLRVRMSDGRTLVGAFLCTDRDANIILGSAQEFLKAADAFPGSEPRVLGLAMVPGHHIVSIEVERDAAAALCS from the exons ATGGCGGAGCCGGCGGTGAGCGGG CCCCCCGGggggccgcagccccgcgcccggcgCCTGGCGGCGCTGCTGAACCGCAGCCTGCGGGTGCGCATGTCGGACGGGCGCACGCTGGTGGGAGCCTTCCTCTGCACCGACCGCGACGCCAACATCATCCTCGGCTCCGCGCAGGAGTTCCTCAAGGCTGCGG ATGCGTTCCCGGGCAGCGAGCCGCGTGTGCTGGGCCTGGCCATGGTGCCTGGGCACCACATCGTGTCCATCGAGGTGGAGCGCGACGCCGCCGCCGCCCTGTGCTCCTGA